A genomic window from Frondihabitans sp. PAMC 28766 includes:
- a CDS encoding sugar phosphate isomerase/epimerase, whose translation MTIIGAQGFTLRAEFAELGPAEVFRRLDGIGYHAIEMSAVPMQEETIREIEKVRCEITLDIAAMSVAPGDADDLFGVIPDFAHRLRCSRLRIGAPPFSALESNETVNDFCRSIERAALRLADQGISLNYHNHDFDFAKYGESSLLDRIVEKSPHVGIELDVYWAHRGGYDPIDMIRKYAGRIDLVHLKDVSIRRVGNSFFDAVRHIEADGPDEAAARHHISAELRDLARFSEVGEGTLDFPAIIRAAVDVGATYLFVEQDETYDKTPFESLQISHDNIAHMGFAELF comes from the coding sequence ATGACGATCATCGGAGCTCAAGGTTTCACGTTGCGTGCGGAGTTCGCGGAACTCGGCCCGGCGGAGGTGTTCCGTCGTCTCGACGGGATCGGGTATCACGCCATCGAGATGTCCGCGGTTCCAATGCAGGAAGAAACGATTCGAGAAATCGAAAAAGTGCGTTGCGAGATCACGCTCGACATCGCAGCAATGTCTGTAGCCCCAGGCGACGCAGATGATCTCTTCGGCGTAATTCCCGACTTCGCTCACCGGCTCCGGTGCTCCCGCTTGAGAATCGGCGCTCCTCCCTTTTCCGCACTGGAGTCGAATGAGACCGTCAATGACTTTTGCAGATCCATAGAACGAGCCGCCCTCCGACTAGCTGACCAGGGAATCTCACTCAATTACCACAATCACGATTTCGACTTCGCTAAATACGGCGAAAGTTCACTCCTCGATCGAATCGTCGAAAAAAGCCCGCACGTCGGCATCGAACTTGATGTGTACTGGGCGCACCGAGGCGGCTACGACCCCATCGACATGATTCGGAAATACGCAGGCCGGATAGATCTCGTCCACCTCAAGGACGTCTCAATCCGTCGGGTCGGAAACAGCTTCTTCGACGCCGTACGTCATATCGAGGCAGACGGGCCTGACGAAGCGGCTGCCCGTCATCACATTTCCGCCGAGTTGCGCGATCTGGCCCGGTTTTCTGAAGTAGGCGAAGGCACCCTGGACTTTCCAGCGATCATTCGAGCTGCCGTGGATGTGGGCGCAACGTACCTCTTCGTCGAACAGGACGAAACCTACGACAAAACACCATTCGAGTCGCTACAGATCTCGCACGATAACATTGCTCATATGGGTTTCGCCGAGTTGTTCTAA